Proteins encoded together in one Candidatus Aminicenantes bacterium window:
- a CDS encoding L,D-transpeptidase family protein produces the protein MLPAIRMNRSQRKWVYAVLAALCVLAAGCRGKEAAAARPMTFDERVRYAIWGRLQTVEDPPLVCAAGEPVLAAAAVRDFFRARDYRPAWSQAGVRKPAADELISAIRDAGRDGLSPDDYHLAALSRLGDGREVVWTAEADLLLTDAFLLFASHLADGKVDQDARKARWDGRSAKADLASVLERVSAGGDLRSELMNLLPGHEYYAALRRDLARYEELTGRGWRELPDGPEIKPGDSDGRVPVLRFRLAAEGLGPIGRPEAIDRFDEPLVDALCSFQQRHSLPQTGWLDPATRAALNVPASARARQIALNLERWRWLPADLGPRYVMVDVADFELFVVDAAREVMRMKIVAGTQVWPTPCFTSLMTDVMVNPSWNAPSRVLARELVNYIRADANYLKSNGMYLFRGQGREEMLVDPGSIDLAAVTEKNLDFRLVQMPGPLNVLGRLKFTHPNRYDIYLHDTPYRSDFGQAVRTFSHGCVRVERPLEFAAYLLGGEPRWTPERVQEQIDKGEERMLLTASRIAVHVFSGTAWPLADGSVHFRPDIYAADGWLAAALAEKPPAAPVRVRPEFNEEKAPKPPVRPGKPGPGTQDR, from the coding sequence CCCAGCCATCCGGATGAATCGAAGCCAGCGCAAATGGGTCTATGCCGTGTTGGCGGCGCTCTGTGTCCTGGCGGCCGGCTGCCGGGGGAAGGAAGCCGCCGCCGCCCGCCCTATGACCTTCGACGAGCGTGTCCGTTACGCCATCTGGGGCCGCCTGCAGACCGTCGAGGACCCTCCGCTCGTCTGCGCGGCGGGGGAGCCGGTTCTGGCCGCGGCCGCCGTGCGCGATTTCTTCAGGGCTCGAGATTACCGCCCGGCTTGGAGCCAGGCAGGAGTCAGAAAGCCCGCGGCGGACGAGCTTATATCCGCTATCCGAGACGCCGGACGGGACGGTCTTTCCCCCGACGATTATCATTTGGCTGCCCTCTCCCGCCTGGGCGACGGCCGCGAAGTCGTCTGGACGGCCGAAGCGGACCTCCTGCTGACGGACGCTTTCCTCCTGTTCGCGTCCCACCTGGCCGACGGCAAGGTCGATCAAGATGCGCGTAAAGCCCGCTGGGACGGACGCTCCGCCAAAGCCGACTTGGCCTCCGTTCTGGAACGGGTCTCGGCCGGAGGGGATCTCCGCTCGGAGCTTATGAATCTATTGCCGGGGCATGAGTATTATGCCGCTTTGCGGCGGGACTTGGCCCGCTACGAAGAGCTGACCGGCCGGGGCTGGCGCGAGCTGCCGGACGGGCCGGAGATCAAGCCCGGCGACTCGGACGGCCGTGTCCCGGTTCTCCGCTTCCGGCTCGCGGCCGAGGGTCTTGGCCCGATCGGAAGGCCGGAGGCCATCGATCGCTTCGACGAGCCCTTGGTGGACGCTCTTTGCTCCTTCCAACAGAGACACAGTCTGCCGCAGACCGGTTGGCTCGATCCGGCCACCCGGGCGGCGCTCAACGTCCCCGCTTCGGCTCGAGCCCGCCAGATCGCCCTGAATCTGGAGCGCTGGCGCTGGCTGCCGGCCGACCTTGGGCCGCGCTATGTCATGGTCGACGTCGCGGACTTCGAGCTCTTCGTTGTCGACGCGGCCCGCGAGGTGATGCGGATGAAGATCGTGGCCGGTACCCAAGTCTGGCCGACTCCCTGCTTCACCAGCCTGATGACCGACGTCATGGTCAACCCGTCCTGGAATGCTCCGTCCCGCGTCCTGGCCCGGGAGCTGGTCAACTACATCCGGGCCGACGCCAACTACCTGAAGAGCAACGGCATGTACTTGTTCCGGGGCCAAGGCCGGGAGGAGATGCTGGTCGATCCCGGCTCCATCGATCTGGCCGCGGTGACGGAGAAGAATCTCGATTTCCGGCTCGTTCAGATGCCCGGGCCGCTCAACGTCCTAGGCCGCCTCAAGTTTACCCACCCCAACCGGTACGACATCTACCTGCACGACACGCCGTACCGCTCCGATTTCGGCCAGGCCGTCCGGACCTTCAGCCACGGCTGCGTCCGGGTCGAGCGTCCTCTCGAATTCGCCGCCTATTTGCTCGGCGGCGAGCCGCGCTGGACGCCGGAACGCGTCCAGGAGCAGATCGACAAGGGCGAGGAACGGATGCTTTTGACAGCCAGCCGGATCGCCGTCCACGTCTTTTCCGGCACGGCTTGGCCGCTCGCAGACGGCAGCGTCCATTTCCGGCCCGACATCTATGCGGCCGACGGATGGCTGGCCGCGGCCTTGGCGGAGAAGCCGCCCGCCGCGCCGGTTCGGGTTCGGCCCGAATTCAATGAAGAGAAGGCCCCCAAGCCGCCTGTCCGGCCGGGGAAGCCGGGTCCCGGAACGCAGGATCGCTAG
- a CDS encoding radical SAM protein yields MIVREVQAKSILNASKIHEYCVNPYTGCAVGCRYCYAALFIPRYSGHAEPWGTFVDAKTNAPELLARQVKKAKPGTIWIASVCDPYQPAEEQFGLTRACLEILRGAGHPIRIQTKSARIVRDFDLIRLIPEITVTISITTEDERVARLFEPGASPPAERIEALARFHDVGVRTTAFIGPVLPGDHARLVGLLAGKVDEILVDRLNYVPHIRAFAERHGFGAALTDAFFSERRQAIAKALRATGIPHRILF; encoded by the coding sequence ATGATTGTGCGCGAAGTCCAGGCCAAGTCGATCCTCAATGCCTCGAAGATCCACGAGTACTGCGTCAATCCTTATACCGGCTGTGCCGTGGGCTGCCGCTATTGCTATGCCGCGCTCTTCATCCCCCGCTACTCCGGCCACGCCGAGCCGTGGGGGACCTTCGTCGACGCCAAGACGAACGCCCCCGAGCTCCTGGCCAGACAGGTCAAGAAGGCCAAGCCCGGCACGATCTGGATCGCCTCGGTCTGCGATCCCTACCAGCCGGCCGAGGAGCAGTTCGGCCTGACCCGGGCCTGCCTGGAGATCCTGCGCGGCGCCGGACACCCCATCCGCATCCAGACCAAGTCGGCCCGTATCGTACGCGACTTCGACCTCATCCGATTGATTCCGGAGATAACGGTGACGATCTCGATCACGACAGAGGACGAGCGCGTGGCCCGGCTCTTCGAGCCCGGCGCCTCCCCTCCCGCCGAGCGGATCGAGGCGCTAGCCCGCTTCCACGATGTGGGAGTCCGGACGACCGCATTCATCGGACCTGTCCTGCCCGGCGACCATGCCCGCCTGGTCGGCCTTCTGGCCGGCAAGGTCGACGAGATCCTTGTCGATCGGTTGAACTACGTCCCCCACATCCGGGCCTTCGCCGAGCGGCACGGCTTCGGCGCCGCCCTGACCGACGCGTTTTTCAGCGAGCGCAGGCAGGCGATCGCCAAAGCCCTGCGCGCCACCGGGATTCCCCACCGGATCCTCTTTTAG